Proteins encoded within one genomic window of Lampris incognitus isolate fLamInc1 chromosome 1, fLamInc1.hap2, whole genome shotgun sequence:
- the LOC130112783 gene encoding uncharacterized protein K02A2.6-like, giving the protein MSRTGAKATIHVNADAVPRFFRPRSVPYAIRAKVDEEIDRLIKEGIITPVKYSDWAGPVVPILKPGGTVRLCGDYKLTVNTVSSLEQYPVPRVEDLFTALSGGKQFSQLDMSHAYQQILMDEESKKYLTVNTHRGLFTYNRLPFGGGASAPAIFQRTMESLLRGIPLVAVYLDDILVSGVDEADRLRNLDAVLTRLREAGLRLRRSKCTFMQEEVEYLGHRVDAQGLHPVKKRVKAIMEAPTPTNVTELKSYLGLLNYYNKFLPNLATLLAPLPELLRQDVRWMWKKQQEEAFQKSKGLLNSAAVLVHYSADRDVILSCDASPYGVGAVLSQRMEDGSERPVGFMSHTLSPVEKGYSQLDKEGLAVIFGIQKFRKYLYGRAFTIYTDHKPLSYLFNEKKPIPQMGSPRVQRWAVYLSAYEYKMLYKPGKQHANADAFSRLPVPETGQEGDTTEQVLMMDLLDDTLLDTNRIKRWTAKDVTLSRAHEYVWKGWPAETETHLKPYHQRRRELSVRVGCVLWGARVIILTKGRDTVLKIQHQTHAGMTRMKGLARSYVWWPGMDQDVEKEVQSCEECQTHQKAPPATPLHPWEWPEEPWSRIHVDYTGHFMGEMFLLIVDAHSKWMDIYPCEISHITSDNRETTYRITPHGTTGLSPAELMMSRRLRSTLDLLTPDVKTKDQQKQMKQKQAHDGHTKLRSLAPGDEVFIRNYSYGPKWIPAVVESLSGPVSYTVTVGSGQTMKWHVDQVQTKLTHTAPIEVTGRDPVPVVSTEGGSTGPLPTASDVSEEPPTSELLEPPPASEVQKRLDLPVVTEVRRSGRERHSPSHLKDFVRK; this is encoded by the exons GTGCTAAAGCCACCATCCATGTGAACGCTGACGCTGTCCCACGATTCTTCCGCCCGCGGTCTGTCCCCTATGCTATACGAGCAAAGGTGGATGAAGAAATAGACAGACTGATAAAAGAAGGCATAATCACTCCAGTAAAATACTCAGACTGGGCAGGGCCAGTGGTCCCTATTCTCAAACCTGGGGGAACCGTCAGACTGTGTGGAGACTACAAGCTTACCGTAAACACTGTCTCCTCACTCGAACAGTATCCAGTTCCTAGAGTGGAAGATCTCTTCACAGCACTATCCGGGGGTAAACAGTTCTCTCAATTAGATATGAGTCATGCATATCAACAAATACTCATGGACGAGGAATCCAAGAAATACTTGACAGTGAATACTCACCGTGGGTTGTTCACGTACAATAGActtccttttggggggggggcgtccgcaCCAGCCATTTTCCAAAGGACAATGGAGAGTTTGTTACGCGGGATCCCTCTCGTAGCAGTATATCTAGATGACATCTTAGTCAGTGGCGTCGACGAAGCTGATCGCCTGAGAAATCTGGACGCTGTGCTGACTAGGTTGAGAGAGGCTGGGTTGCGTTTGAGGAGAAGCAAATGCACCTTCATGCAGGAGGAGGTTGAGTATCTGGGGCACAGAGTGGACGCGCAGGGGCTCCACCCGGTCAAGAAAAGAGTAAAAGCCATCATGGAAGCTCCGAcccccacaaacgtcacagaacTCAAGTCTTATTTAGGTTTACTAAATTACTACAACAAATTCCTTCCAAACCTGGCAACCCTGCTCGCCCCTCTCCCCGAACTTTTGAGACAAGATGTGCGCTGGATGTGGAAAAAGCAGCAAGAGGAAGCTTTTCAAAAATCAAAGGGCTTGCTCAACTCAGCAGCAGTGCTGGTGCATTACAGTGCAGACCGAGACGTGATCCTGTCCTGTGATGCCTCACCTTACGGCGTGGGCGCTGTGCTATCCCAGCGGATGGAGGATGGAAGTGAGCGACCCGTGGGGTTCATGTCTCACACACTTTCCCCAGTGGAAAAAGGATACTCGCAACTCGACAAAGAAGGCTTAGCTGTCATCTTCGGCATCCAGAAGTTCCGTAAGTACTTGTATGGAAGAGCTTTCACCATCTATACAGATCACAAACCCCTAAGCTACCTGTTCAACGAGAAGAAACCTATTCCACAAATGGGTTCACCGAGAGTACAAAGATGGGCTGTGTACCTGAGTGCTTATGAATACAAAATGCTCTACAAGCCAGGAAAACAACATGCCAATGCGGATGCGTTCAGCAGACTGCCGGTGCCGGAGACAGGACAGGAGGGGGACACCACGGAACAAGTCTTGATGATGGATCTACTGGATGACACACTCCTGGACACTAACCGGATCAAGCGCTGGACAGCTAAGGATGTCACACTATCTCGAGCTCACGAGTACGTCTGGAAAGGGTGGCCTGCCGAGACAGAGACTCACCTCAAGCCGTATCATCAGAGGAGACGGGAGTTGAGTGTGAGAGTTGGTTGTGTGCTCTGGGGAGCTAGAGTAATCATACTGACCAAAGGTAGAGACACCGTACTGAAGATACAACACCAGACACACGCAGGGATGACGAGAATGAAGGGGCTCGCCAGATCGTATGTGTGGTGGCCTGGTATGGATCAGGATGTGGAGAAGGAGGTTCAGTCATGTGAGGAGTGTCAAACACACCAGAAGGCACCACCCGCTACACCGTTACACCCCTGGGAGTGGCCGGAGGAGCCTTGGTCCAGGATTCATGTGGACTACACAGGACATTTCATGGGAGAAATGTTCCTACTGATTGTGGACGCACATTCAAAGTGGATGGACATCTACCCCTGTGAAATCAGCCACATCACAAGCGACAATCGAGAAACTAC TTATCGCATCACACCTCATGGGACTACAGGCTTGTCACCTGCAGAGCTGATGATGTCACGCCGACTCAGATCCACTCTCGACCTCCTCACACCAGACGTGAAAACAAAAGATCAGCAAaagcaaatgaaacagaaacaagCCCACGACGGACACACCAAACTGAGGAGTCTTGCACCTGGAGATGAAGTATTCATTCGGAACTACTCCTACGGTCCCAAATGGATCCCCGCCGTCGTCGAGAGCTTATCAGGTCCAGTGTCCTATACTGTCACTGTTGGAAGTGGTCAGACCATGAAGTGGCATGTGGATCAAGTTCAAACCAAACTGACACACACCGCGCCTATTGAGGTGACTGGACGAGACCCAGTGCCAGTGGTGAGCACTGAGGGAGGTTCTACGGGCCCTCTACCTACAGCATCGGATGTGAGTGAAGAACCACCTACAAGTGAGTTACTGGAGCCGCCGCCTGCTTCTGAAGTGCAGAAGAGACTGGACTTACCTGTGGTGACTGAGGTGAGGCGTTCAGgaagagagagacattcaccctcaCACCTCAAAGACTTTGTTAGAAAGTAG